TGTGCGAACTCTCCTCGATTATGGATTAGGAGATAACGCTCACAGAGAGCAAGATTTTGACCAAGCCCGCCCTCctgatttctatttttttttactttgtgaTAAAAGGTCAATTTTAAGGCGTTCTGGGCTCACTGGAGTGTATAGAAACGCTGGTCCTCGAGGAATCTCCATATTGGTTATGGCTCCACCTGCCTTTAACTTCTTATTGGTTTGCAGTTCTTAAGCTCATTGATTCTGGCACTCTTTAGAAATGCCTTGTTAGTTATTTTGGATTCATTAGACTATTACCGCCTGCCTGTAATGCCCTATATTACATCTCATTTGCAGTTCTCGCCTCGCCCTGGcgctaaaaaaaaatattcagtAATCCAATTCAAACTCGAGGCATATTAAAATATTTAGAAAAAAATCAACTTACCGACTTTTACTTGAAAGAAAAAATACATACCTTATTTCCGTAGTGAAAATGACCTGAAAGTTGGGTTAACTGTGCTGGAAAGCCAGAAAATAGATGGAATTGCTGATACATGTAGGAAGACTGTTTGCACCAGAGACACATTATAGTTGAGGAAAGTGGACCTGTGATGTTGACAAGTATTGGAAAGTGATCTGTCGGCCTCGCTGGATAGGAACTATTGGAAGAGAGGGAcaagaggaggagtaggagacGGAGCAGAAGGGAAGAGGTGGGAGAAGAAAAGAAGGAGAGGAGGGCtagtaggaggaggaggtggggaaaGGGAGgtggtgaccaaaccacatataAGAATATgatgaagcgacgacgtttcttcTTGgtgcagaacggaccgaaacttcgtcgcTTCTTCATTGTCTGGCGAATGGTTTGCTCATCGTATcatcagctacgttattgtgactcatcatcttcaggaggaggaagaggaacaaGTCAAACAGAAGAAAAGAGGATGACTAGGAGAAGAAAAAGTGGCCTACAAATGCTGCTGTGAAAGCATTGTGCTGCTGTTTTTGCTCCTGATGTTGCTCCCGATCGTGCTGaatgcagctgctgctgctgcaaaggCGAACTAATGCTGGCTACTACTGCTGTGACATTAGAAACGGCACATAtcgcaagcaaggaaaacaatggCAAGCCTTAGCAGAGCAGAAGCaactacagcagcagcagaagcagctgaAGTAGCTACAGCAGCTGCTGTCTCACGCCACTTAGTAATACATACCATAAAGCAATACAATGACAGATACAAACTAACGCAAATATGTAACAAAGAATTATGATATTGACTTAAAATGGATTGTTTAGATTGTGGATGATCACACCTCAGCAAGTTGCAGCATCAGGAACCTTTATCACCAGAGCAGCCATCAGATattgcaggttatcttgaggttatcttgagatgatttcgaggctttttagtgtccccgcggcccggtcctcgaccaggcctccacccccaggaagcagcccgtgacagcagactaacaccaaggtacctattttactgctaggtaacaggggcatagtgtgaaagaaactctacccattgttcgaacccgggaccacaggatcacaattccagcgtgctgtccgctcggccgaccggctcttccCCTTACAGCCACCAGATATTACAGCTTCGCCAAGTTAGCCACATTGGAAAGTTGCCTCGTCGGGAAGTTGCCACACGAGAATAGCAGCAGTTGTGAGAAGATGCTCCGAGGGCAGGGTGCAAGTGGGTGGATTATCACTATCTTGATAATGACCCAACAAGAAAATAATATTGCATATTTAGGAAAATCCTCTCTCGGTAATTGCTCTCTAGAAAAGGGTAACCATTTGCCCTTTTACCTTACTACTCCATAATATTTGACCTCTGCATTAACTACTCCTTAATACTTGATCTCTTTATTAACTACTGTATTTTTTCTTCACCTATTGTATTTCCTTCAATTAAATTTTCCGCATAAAACACACATTTTTTTTCcttacataaacaaaaaattgaaACCATCAACGTTTTCGCTCACATCAACACCCTCCGCAACACCCTCCGCAACACCCTCCGCAACACCCTCCGCAACACCCTCCGCAACACCCTCCGCAACACCCTCCGCAACACCCTCCGCAACACCCTCCGCAACACCCTCCGCAACACCCTCCGCAACACCCTCCGCAACACCCTCCGCAACACCCTCCGCAACACCCTCCGCAACACCCTCCGCAACACCCTCCGCAACACCCTCCGCAACACCCTCCGCAACACCCTCCGCAACACCCTCCGCAACACCCTCCGCAACACCCTCCGCAACACCCTCCGCAACACCCTCCGCAACACCCTCCGCAACaccctctgcaacaccctctgcAACACCCTCCGCAACaccctctgcaacaccctctgcaacacactctgcaacaccctctgcaacacactctgcaacatcctctgcaacaccctctgcaacacactctgcaACACCCTATGCAACACCCTCTGCAATaccctctgcaacaccctctgcaacaccctctgcAACACCTTCTGCAACACACTCTGCAACaccctctgcaacaccctctgcaacaccctctgcAACACCCTCCGCAACACCCTCTGCAACACCTTCTGCAACaccctctgcaacaccctctgcaacaccctctgcaacaccctcagcaacaccctctgcaacaccctcagcaacacacaactcCCTTCATTCTCGACGCGTAGCTgaaccagcaacaacagcagccttTTGTCCTCTGAAGTTGAGCTATTTTTGCCTGGCCTGAGTTTGGcgaggtgtgggggggtgtggataGGCAGGGATAGGCAGGTGGTCCTAGCCACgaggaccagcagcagcagcagtagtaggagGAGGAGCTCCTGCTACTGCTGGGAACGATATTGTTTCCAGCAGGGCGTTTGAAGACCAGACCTGCTTTGACTACGAATATTTTTCAGGGGGGACCGTTCAAAAGCCAGCCTTGGAATATTCTATTTTGAGTCACTTTctggggaggatgagggagatGGGCTAGGGAGGATAGGGAGTAGAGGAGAaagagaagtagaagagtagcagTGGACGGGGAAGTAGAGTAGGAAGAGGAAAGAGAGtataggaagaggaagagaaaagAGAGTGAAGGAGAAAATATTATGTAGGAGGCTAAGAAATAGAAGGATGACTAAGTGCGTATAATGAAGAGTACAAAAAGAGAAAGTTGAAAGGAATATGAAGAGGAAAGATTAGAATAATAGAAAGGGAGAGTAGGTGGGGAAAAAGGTGCTTGAGAAAAAACAAGATAATGAGCAACGAGACAAAATgagaaataataataacaagaaaATTGAATAGAAGAGGCATTTGAATGATGAGAAATATAGAAAATGAGCATGAGAAGAACAGGAGAAATGGCAAGGAGAGAGGAGAAAGTAAAGTGCGATTAAAGATAGAGAAGAAGAATTCT
The DNA window shown above is from Procambarus clarkii isolate CNS0578487 chromosome 82, FALCON_Pclarkii_2.0, whole genome shotgun sequence and carries:
- the LOC138358156 gene encoding circumsporozoite protein-like — translated: MRVEEEEEEERKKKKSERQEEGVAEGVAEGVAEGVAEGVAEGVAEGVAEGVAEGVAEGVAEGVAECVAEGVAEGVAEGVAEECVAEGVAEDVAECVAEGVAECVAEGVAEGVAEGVAEGVAEGVAEGVAEGVAEGVAEGVAEGVAEGVAEGVAEGVAEGVAEGVAEGVAEGVAEGVAEGVAEGVAEGVAEGVAEGVAEGVAEGVAEGVAEGVAEGVAEGVAEGVAEGVDVSENVDGFNFLFM